A window of the Fusarium poae strain DAOMC 252244 chromosome 3, whole genome shotgun sequence genome harbors these coding sequences:
- a CDS encoding hypothetical protein (BUSCO:5429at5125): protein MARGRPSTRGTPKTSSTTDVSREPSIASGRMTRSAATRSQAASSTSTPAPEVQAASGSRPRGRPRKSVAAVDASPSVQSPAPDVVPARRRGRPSKIPAAESESVSSVPTPKDGDSESDYSTPASSKVPTPAAGGNIKIEVVIPAPSTSLAPDRERELRNSAYSMKARGKGKSRMIADSDEDDDDLLDDSRDAQVARRLQQEEFKKPPTIPSPTLPFRRSGRSSLSTTMPAQTSVKRERALTDTAAKRGRPPKKQRVVPDSDDQDIDMDAEIAAAAVLDSDDLSSLSSFGDEEFSENNGSDEDGGEYVSSDDEPLRSRKSKGKLPARTVATAASRGNGVATTVPPSDTTTALDQGPSGDELDALENGLEWVEPSGSDNITSAIDTGTSDTDGDDTRANVADISRSRRGFRSVPGRRGRLVRERERLEKNHPEIITLWRDLEDRAVVKAGKAVQPQNISRQLKPFQLEGLAWMMEMEKGDWKGGLLGDEMGLGKTIQAVSLIMSDYPAKLPSLVLVPPVALMQWQSEIKSYTDGTLKTFVYHGTNQKTKGITVSQLKKFDVIMMSYNSLESIYRKQEKGFKRKDGIYKEKSVIHAINFHRVILDEAHCIKTRTTMTAKACFALKTSFRWCLTGTPLQNRIGEFFSLIRFLNIAPFASYLCKQCPCSTLEWSMDEHNRCSGCKHAGMQHVSVFNQELLNPIQKYGNRGPGKRALERLRLMTDRIMLRRLKKDHTNSMELPVKEIYVDRQFFGEVENDFANSIMTNGQRKFDTYVAQGVLLNNYANIFGLIMQMRQVADHPDLLLKKNAEGGQNVLVCCICDEPAEDTVRSRCKHDFCRACVGSYVRSTDEPDCPRCHIPLSIDLEQPEIEQDENLVKKNSIINRIKMENWTSSSKIELLVHELHKLRSDNASHKSIIFSQFTTMLQLIEWRLRRAGITTVMLDGSMTPAQRQASIEHFMNNVDVECFLVSLKAGGVALNLTEASRVFIVDPWWNPAAEWQSADRCHRIGQTRPCTITRLCIEDSVESRMVLIQEKKTNMIHSTVNADDKAMESLTPEDMQFLFRGS, encoded by the exons ATGGCTCGCGGTCGCCCTTCGACTCGGGGTACTCCCAAGACCTCTTCGACGACAGATG TCTCTAGGGAGCCATCTATTGCTTCTGGCCGAATGACCCGTTCAGCTGCAACAAGAAGTCAAGCTGCTTCATCTACATCAACTCCGGCCCCAGAAGTCCAGGCGGCTTCAGGGTCACGACCAAGAGGCCGCCCCAGAAAGagtgttgctgctgttgatgcATCCCCTTCTGTACAGTCACCCGCTCCTGATGTTGTCCCTGCTAGACGGCGTGGACGTCCAAGTAAGATTCCTGCCGCTGAAAGCGAGTCAGTGTCGTCAGTGCCCACCCCCAAGGATGGCGACTCGGAGAGCGATTATTCAACTCCAGCTTCGAGCAAAGTGCCCACCCCAGCCGCAGGAGGCAACATTAAAATTGAGGTTGTGATTCCTGCTCCTTCTACCTCACTTGCTCCCGATCGTGAAAGGGAGCTGCGCAACAGTGCCTATTCGATGAAGGCAAGGGGTAAGGGTAAATCAAGAATGATCGCAGATTccgacgaagacgacgacgatcttCTTGACGATTCCCGGGACGCACAGGTAGCCCGTCGTCTTCAGCAAGAAGAGTTCAAGAAACCACCAACCATTCCTTCGCCAACTCTTCCCTTTCGCCGTAGTGGCAGGTCATCTTTGTCTACTACTATGCCTGCCCAAACTTCAGTGAAGCGAGAACGGGCGTTGACTGACACGGCCGCCAAAAGAGGCCGCCCACCAAAGAAGCAGAGAGTTGTCCCTGACTCTGACGATCAAGACATCGACATGGATGCTGAAATCGCTGCCGCAGCAGTGCTAGACTCGGACGACCTCTCGTCACTGAGCTCATTCGGGGACGAGGAATTTTCCGAGAACAATGGGAGTGATGAGGATGGAGGGGAGTATGTCTCCAGTGATGACGAGCCGCTCAGATCTCGAAAGTCGAAGGGAAAACTCCCTGCACGCACCGTTGCGACTGCAGCATCTCGTGGGAATGGTGTTGCCACTACAGTGCCGCCCTCTGATACGACAACGGCGCTGGATCAAGGCCCCTCGGGTGATGAACTCGATGCTTTGGAAAACGGGTTGGAGTGGGTAGAACCATCTGGCTCTGATAACATCACATCTGCCATTGACACCGGTACTAGTGATACTGATGGAGATGATACCAGAGCCAATGTTGCTGATATCTCTCGGAGTCGACGAGGTTTCCGCTCCGTCCCAGGTCGAAGGGGGCGCCTCGTTAGGGAACGAGAGCGTTTGGAAAAGAACCATCCTGAGATCATAACACTGTGGCGAGACTTAGAGGACAGGGCTGTCGTCAAGGCCGGAAAAGCAGTCCAGCCTCAAAACATCTCGCGCCAACTCAAGCCGTTTCAGCTTGAAGGTTTAGCttggatgatggagatggagaaagGAGATTGGAAGGGTGGATTGCTTGGCGACGAAATGGGTCTGGGCAAGACTATTCAGGCCGTATCTCTGATAATGTCGGATTACCCTGCAAAGCTCCCGTCGCTGGTGCTTGTGCCCCCTGTTGCTTTGATGCAATGGCAATCGGAGATCAAGTCATACACGGACGGTACCTTGAAGACTTTTGTGTACCATGGCACGAATCAAAAGACCAAAGGAATAACCGTCAGTCAGCTCAAGAAATTCGACGTAATCATGATGTCGTACAACAGTCTCGAATCCATCTACCGCAAGCAAGAGAAGGGATTCAAGCGCAAGGATGGGATCTACAAGGAGAAGAGTGTCATTCACGCCATCAACTTTCACCGAGTCATTTTAGATGAGGCACACTGCATCAAAACACGAACCACCATGACTGCCAAAGCATGCTTTGCTCTCAAGACCAGCTTCCGATGGTGCCTGACTGGCACGCCTCTCCAGAACCGAATCGGCGAATTCTTCTCTCTAATTCGCTTCCTAAACATCGCCCCCTTTGCGTCTTATCTATGCAAGCAGTGTCCTTGCTCGACGCTTGAATGGTCTATGGATGAACATAACCGTTGCTCCGGTTGTAAGCATGCAGGCATGCAGCATGTTTCGGTTTTCAACCAAGAGCTTTTGAACCCCATTCAGAAATACGGCAACCGTGGACCCGGCAAAAGGGCTCTCGAACGTTTACGGCTGATGACGGATCGCATCATGTTGCGTCGACTGAAGAAGGACCACACCAATTCTATGGAACTGCCTGTCAAAGAAATTTATGTTGATCGTCAGTTTTTCGGCGAAGTTGAAAATGATTTTGCCAATAGCATCATGACTAATGGTCAGCGCAAGTTTGATACCTATGTTGCACAGGGTGTTCTGCTCAACAACTATGCCAACATCTTTGGTCTCATCATGCAAATGCGACAAGTTGCCGATCATCCCGACTTGCTCTTGAAGAAGAACGCTGAAGGAGGACAGAATGTCTTAGTCTGCTGCATTTGCGACGAGCCGGCTGAAGACACGGTGCGCAGTAGGTGCAAGCATGACTTTTGCCGAGCCTGTGTCGGTAGCTACGTCCGCTCGACTGATGAGCCTGACTGCCCTCGATGCCATATTCCCCTGTCTATTGATCTGGAACAGCCGGAAATTGAACAGGACGAGAACcttgtcaagaagaactCGATCATCAACCGAATCAAGATGGAGAATTGGACTTCTTCATCCAAGATCGAACTTCTCGTTCACGAGCTACACAAGCTTCGTTCTGACAATGCCTCGCACAAATCAATCATCTTCTCCCAGTTTACAACTATGTTGCAGCTCATTGAGTGGCGTCTACGCCGAGCTGGTATCACTACAGTGATGCTTGACGGTAGCATGACTCCTGCTCAGCGACAGGCTTCCATTGAACATTTTATGAATAACGTGGATGTTGAGTGCTTCCTCGTGTCACTCAAGGCAGGTGGTGTGGCGCTGAACCTAACCGAAGCTTCTCGAGTCTTCATTGTTGACCC gtgGTGGAACCCGGCTGCCGAATGGCAGTCTGCCGATCGATGCCATCGTATCGGCCAGACTCGACCCTGCACGATTACCCGCCTTTGCATTGAAGATTCGGTTGAGAGCCGAATGGTGCTGATCCAAGAGAAGAAGACCAACATGATTCATTCTACTGTCAACGCCGACGACAAGGCTATGGAATCGCTTACCCCAGAGGATATGCAGTTCCTTTTCCGTGGTTCTTAA
- a CDS encoding hypothetical protein (SECRETED:SignalP(1-15)), giving the protein MHLLSLLSVVTLAVASPLSVEDYAKALDERAVSVSTNDFGNFRFYIQHGAAAYCNSEAAAGAKITCEGNGCPTVQSNGATIVASFLGSKTGIGGYVATDSARKEIVLSVRGSINIRNWLTNLDFDQDDCSLTSGCGVHGGFQRAWNEISAAATAAVAKARKANPSFKVVATGHSLGGAVATLAGANLRVGGTPVDIYTYGSPRVGNTQLAAFISNQAGGEFRVTNAKDPVPRLPPLVFGYRHTSPEYWLSGSGGNKVDYTINDVKVCEGAANLQCNGGTLGLDIDAHLHYFQETDACSGSGIAWRRYRSAKRESISERATMTDAELEKKLNNYVEMDKEYVKTHANRSS; this is encoded by the exons ATGCATCTCCTATCACTCCTCTCAGTTGTCACCCTTGCGGTAGCCAGCCCTCTGAGCGTTGAAGATTACGCCAAGGCTCTCGATGAAAGAG CTGTTTCCGTCTCCACCAACGACTTTGGTAACTTCAGGTTCTACATCCAGCACGGTGCCGCAGCATACTGTAACTCTGAAGCCGCAGCTGGTGCAAAGATCACCTGCGAAGGAAACGGTTGTCCAACTGTCCAGTCCAATGGTGCCACCATCGTGGCATCCTTCCT TGGCTCAAAGACTGGTATTGGTGGCTACGTCGCGACCGACTCTGCACGCAAGGAAATCGTCCTCTCGGTCCGCGGTAGCATCAACATTCGCAACTGGCTTACCAACCTCGACTTCGACCAGGATGACTGCAGCTTGACCTCCGGCTGTGGCGTACACGGAGGTTTCCAGAGAGCCTGGAATGAGATCTCGGCCGCAGCAACCGCTGCCGTCGCAAAGGCTCGCAAGGCGAACCCTTCGTTCAAGGTCGTTGCCACGGGTCACTCGCTGGGTGGTGCTGTAGCCACACTAGCAGGTGCCAATCTACGAGTTGGCGGTACACCGGTTGACATCTACACCTATGGCTCACCCCGAGTTGGAAACACCCAACTCGCTGCCTTCATCTCGAACCAGGCTGGTGGAGAGTTCCGCGTTACAAACGCCAAAGACCCCGTGCCTCGTCTTCCCCCTCTGGTTTTTGGATACCGACACACATCCCCCGAGTACTGGCTGTCTGGAAGTGGAGGTAACAAGGTTGACTACACCATCAATGATGTCAAGGTCTGTGAGGGTGCTGCCAACCTTCAGTGCAACGGTGGAACACTTGGATTGGATATCGACGCCCATCTCCACTACTTCCAGGAGACCGATGCTTGCTCTGGTTCCGGTATCGCATGGAGAAGATACAGGAGTGCTAAGCGTGAGAGCATCTCAGAGAGGGCTACCATGACTGATGCCGAGCTGGAGAAGAAGCTTAACAACTATGTTGAGATGGATAAGGAGTACGTCAAGACTCATGCCAACCGCTCATCATAG
- a CDS encoding hypothetical protein (BUSCO:17042at5125): MNTLFAPTPFQAEPFLFCWYLHPCRCRKSSRNISLSKSFILQGASLYSSTMARSRSNNQNAQNQNGQNGNGRPARAVYGPQSALTDFLASHNISAAEIRSTADARRRQAAAEESVEEEANGNGESSATGARSGRRAGRNDENEASSKRKLEEQKKLAKIKESKAFRKRKKNTDESDDEIARAIMEEGSGPLPGQMENCEICDKRFTVTPYSVAGPNGGLLCSPCGREIAKERQGAPKKKAKKQAAVGGVGRRRAIQSRILDGDVGTKSLATLCVQTLAKNVDLADSLGDLPDHLVDKVARMFSKRRLLNSETLPLFVQPNTEAVHIYDGSKITESDYMSIFQVAPQLRHLKIRCGIQFKDEVMDYLLTRDTALETFYLHGANLLSEEKWHEFMQAKGQSLKGVQVYYTDNHFGDDSIAMLRDHCPNLKRLKVENNQKLTNDGVKTIAELASLEHLGLQLLHKTRSDAYVKIIRSIGANLQTLSLKIVPSIDDAVLRAIHDNCRSLVKLRITDCETMTDFGFVELFTNWDNPPLRFVDLQKCRQVDASRPRENPDNIGLCSDGFKALMAHSGRQLRYLNIHACRHISREAFEEVFNENTQYPELKELEISFCEEVTDFVLGSIFRACPNIREVNVFGCMKVKSVRVPRGVILVGVPNAQGMVVEGSE, from the exons ATGAATACACTTTTTGCGCCGACTCCTTTTCAAGCTGAACCTTTCCTTTTCTGCTGGTATTTGCATCCTTGTCGTTGTCGCAAAAGCTCAAGGAACATTTCCCTGAGCAAATCTTTCATTTTACAAGGCGCATCGCTCTATTCGTCAACCAT GGCGCGATCAAGGAGCAACAACCAGAACGCCCAAAACCAGAATGGGCAAAATGGGAACGGTCGACCTGCTCGTGCTGTCTATGGGCC TCAATCAGCTCTGACGGATTTCCTGGCT TCGCACAACATTTCTGCTGCGGAAATTCGATCCACTGCCGATGCTCGCCGGCGACAAGCTGCAGCTGAGGAGTcagtagaagaagaagcgaatGGAAATGGTGAATCTTCTGCAACCGGCGCCAGATCTGGACGTCGTGCAGGCCGGAACGACGAAAATGAAGCCTCTTCAAAGCGGAAGCTGGAGGAGCAGAAGAAGCTCGCCAAAATCAAGGAGAGCAAGGCTTTCAGGAAGCGCAAGAAGAACACCGACGAATCGGACGACGAGATTGCCCGTGCCATCATGGAAGAGGGTAGCGGTCCTCTGCCCGGACAGATGGAAAACTGTGAAATTTGCGATAAACGATTCACTGTCACGCCCTACTCGGTCGCTGGACCTAATGGTGGGCTGTTGTGTTCTCCTTGTGGGAGGGAGATAGCCAAGGAACGACAAGGTGcaccaaagaagaaggccaagaagcaggCTGCCGTTGGTGGTGTTGGCAGACGTCGTGCGATTCAAAGTCGAATTCTAGATGGCGATGTCGGTACCAAGAGCTTAGCTACTCTTTGTGTCCAGACCCTGGCTAAGAATGTTGATCTGGCAGATAGTCTCGGAGATCTTCCAGATCATCTCGTTGACAAAGTTGCACGAATGTTTTCCAAGCGCCGATTGCTGAATTCCGAGACTCTACCCCTTTTTGTCCAACCAAACACCGAAGCTGTCCACATCTACGACGGCTCAAAAATCACCGAGTCTGACTACATGTCGATCTTTCAAGTCGCCCCACAACTTCGACACCTCAAAATTCGATGTGGCATTCAGTTCAAGGACGAGGTCATGGACTACTTATTGACCCGTGACACTGCGTTGGAGACCTTTTATCTTCATGGGGCGAATCTTTTGAGTGAAGAGAAGTGGCATGAGTTCATGCAAGCCAAGGGCCAGTCGTTGAAGGGGGTTCAAGTATACTATACCGATAACCATtttggtgatgacagtaTAGCCATGCTGAGAGATCACTGCCCCAACTTGAAACGACTCAAGGTTGAGAACAACCAAAAGCTCACCAATGACGGTGTGAAGACGATTGCGGAGTTGGCATCCTTGGAACATCTTGGACTTCAGCTGCTGCACAAGACACGATCTGATGCTTACGTCAAAATCATCCGGAGTATCGGTGCCAACCTTCAGACTTTGTCACTCAAAATTGTGCCCAGTATCGACGATGCCGTGTTGCGAGCCATTCATGACAACTGTCGGTCGCTTGTCAAGTTGCGCATCACTGATTGTGAGACCATGACTGATTTTGGATTTGTTGAATTGTTCACCAACTGGGACAACCCTCCACTGCGCTTTGTGGACCTCCAAAAGTGTCGGCAGGTGGACGCGAGTAGGCCTCGAGAAAACCCTGACAATATTGGTCTTTGTAGCGATGGCTTCAAAGCATTGATGGCTCACTCTGGCCGTCAACTTCGGTACCTCAACATCCATGCGTGTCGGCATATTTCTCGAGAGGCTTTTGAAGAGGTCTTCAACGAGAATACCCAATACCCCGAGCTGAAAGAACTGGAGATCAGTTTCTGTGAGGAGGTGACGGATTTTGTCTTGGGTTCTATCTTCCGAGCTTGCCCTAATATCCGGGAAGTCAATGTCTTTGGGTGCATGAAGGTGAAGAGTGTTCGTGTGCCTCGCGGTGTCATTCTCGTGGGCGTTCCCAATGCGCAGGGCATGGTTGTGGAGGGGTCTGAATGA
- a CDS encoding hypothetical protein (BUSCO:24504at5125), producing the protein MPPKTKVVPKVSAPEPKGKSLTTISISISRYLLANSRSEQRFFQTNPIEKRRQQVGLSSLTPAEKKTYAHVHLIHPAVNRRVPFSNKTEREFWKFVTKEGLPIRRLPRNYAWGTDRTGRDIGSYSPDELEQRSLKHAKLTSLQIQHRQFLSKREKQHEVSAEDITAEKTRRKAMAALKRDLYGEITGTLAKDPEWDDVIPIPQNEPEGALAQIAYPDDYAEAVSYLRAVMAADECSPRTLRLTEHVISMNPAHYTVWLFRFKIISVLKLSIPDEIEWLNEVALANLKNYQIWNHRQLLMDYYYPIIEEEDQTIRKLARSETQFITRMLDADAKNYHVWSYRQYLVSKLSMWTMSELLSTQNHIEEDVRNNSAWSHRFYLVFSDPTASTPGSGPTDADPRVPAETLDREVNYCKEKINLAPQNQSPWNYLFAILAKGARPLSSLREFAESFVSALGEDAEEVRSSHALDFLAKLYDDEGEREKAELCLRRLGEKWDPVREGYWKYRVQLLKSGAKE; encoded by the exons ATGCCACCCAAGACCAAAGTCGTCCCCAAGGTCTCCGCCCCAGAGCCCAAAGGCAAGTCGCTTACGACTATATCTATATCTATATCTAGATACCTCCTTGCTAACTCT CGCTCAGAGCAACGGTTCTTCCAAACCAATCCCATTGAGAAGCGTCGTCAGCAAGTCGGCCTATCGTCTCTGACACCCGCCGAGAAGAAGACATACGCGCACGTTCATCTTATCCATCCCGCCGTCAACCGCCGCGTGCCCTTCTCCAACAAGACAGAGCGCGAGTTCTGGAAGTTCGTCACAAAAGAGGGTCTTCCCATCCGCAGACTCCCTCGCAACTACGCCTGGGGAACAGACCGCACAGGTAGAGACATTGGATCCTACTCGCCCGACGAGCTTGAGCAACGCAGTCTCAAGCACGCAAAGCTCACGTCGCTGCAAATCCAACACCGCCAGTTTCTCAGCAAGCGTGAGAAACAGCACGAAGTATCCGCCGAGGACATCACCGCTGAAAAGACGAGGAGAAAAGCCATGGCCGCGCTAAAGAGGGACTTGTACGGCGAGATCACGGGTACTCTGGCGAAAGATCCTGAGTGGGACGACGTGATCCCCATTCCGCAAAACGAGCCCGAAGGCGCCCTCGCGCAGATTGCCTACCCGGACGACTATGCCGAGG CCGTCTCCTACCTCCGCGCCGTCATGGCCGCGGACGAGTGCTCTCCTCGAACCCTGCGCCTGACTGAACACGTCATCTCCATGAACCCAGCGCATTATACTGTCTGGTTGTTCCGCTTCAAGATTATTTCCGTTCTCAAACTCAGCATCCCTGATGAGATCGAGTGGCTAAACGAGGTCGCCTTGGCAAATCTCAAGAATTACCAGATCTGGAACCATCGTCAGCTCCTCATGGACTACTACTATCCTATtatagaagaagaagatcagaCTATCCGAAAACTTGCTCGTTCAGAGACCCAGTTTATCACCCGCATGCTGGATGCGGATGCTAAGAACTACCATGTTTGGTCGTACCGCCAGTATCTCGTCTCAAAGTTGTCCATGTGGACAATGAGCGAGCTCCTTTCAACACAGAACCACATCGAAGAGGACGTGCGGAACAACTCAGCCTGGTCGCATCGCTTTTATCTCGTTTTTTCGGACCCGACAGCTTCCACACCTGGATCTGGTCCCACTGACGCAGACCCTCGTGTTCCAGCAGAGACACTCGACCGTGAGGTCAACTACTGCAAAGAAAAGATCAACCTTGCACCGCAAAACCAGTCCCCTTGGAACTATCTTTTTGCAATCCTGGCTAAGGGTGCTCGCCCCCTTTCTTCTCTCCGGGAGTTTGCCGAGAGCTTCGTCAGTGCACTAGGCGAAGATGCAGAGGAGGTACGTAGCTCTCATGCGCTTGACTTTCTGGCCAAGCTCTACGACGACGAGGGTGAGAGGGAGAAGGCCGAGCTGTGCCTGCGTCGATTGGGCGAGAAATGGGACCCTGTGCGTGAAGGATACTGGAAATACCGAGTGCagcttttgaagagtggtgcAAAGGAGTAG
- a CDS encoding hypothetical protein (BUSCO:9638at5125) has translation MRAFNLQSIQGLRQVQSKLSRQPCWVRPGCRVLQTPTSRWSSSQSSAIEKEKPYYVTTPIFYVNAAPHIGHLYTMVLTDVLKRWQVINGREAYLCTGTDEHGMKIQQAALKEGISPKELCDNNSNKFRDLAQVSNISHDYFIRTTDQEHKDVVQQFWLLLKARAPEGLGLYKGKHEGWYCVSDECFYPEDLVEPSVVPQTGRKIMASTETGNEVEWIAEHTWFFPLSKYKDKLLQFYDENPDWIQPAHRMNEVRNWVENHLEDLSVTRPTSRLNWGIRDPDDPSSTIYVWVDALVNYLTKAGFGTKWHVDDADTGIWPADVHVVGKDIIRFHAVYWPALLMAAGLPLPKKILCHNHWTMSNRKMSKSLGNVVNPFSAVQKWDLDPLRYFLMRNGSLKGDMSYSNESIMVIYEKELQANIGNLFNRISRNKNFSWSTLGAVQAARNGEFDDIESAVLSGAENADFMSLESTLNEAPTSIRRDMDDINLSNALRGIFELLREANRFISDTEPWKITKSEEPNAKVCTNWVIYECAEAVRIAGILLQPVMPTKTEELLDNLGVKPERRTIEFARKGADLEYGTPPLTTTNIKPNSFQSLFPPVAAVDLPDTPIKAPKGKGKIKNRLGRVAANLKMKVNQNTAISTSKALLVPYEAHHVRQYHAWMQDPDIQEATASEPMTLEEEYENQQSWRTSSDKLTFIVCAPVTQDTSLVQSSTADADALMRGDINFFLYPFESDDEDDTTYTQGWVTGEVDVMIASPSHRGQGLGQAAVCALLVYIRKHIDGILAEYGAKELKGLMVKIKEGNKGSRALFEKLGFVQKGEVNYFGEILMTIEWDEVLRRDWWKGAEEDFGEVKYKLANE, from the exons ATGAGGGCATTCAATCTTCAATCAATACAAGGCTTGCGCCAAGTACAATCGAAATTATCTCGCCAACCTTGCTGGGTCCGCCCAGGATGTCGAGTCCTGCAAACGCCCACTTCGCGATGGAGTAGCTCTCAGAGCTCTGCGAtagagaaggagaagccaTATTATGTGACCACGCCAATTTTCTATGTCAATGCTG CTCCTCATATTGGTCATCTCTATACCATGGTGTTAACCGACGTCCTTAAACGATGGCAAGTGATCAATGGCAGGGAAGCGTACCTCTGTACTGGAACCGATGAGCATGGCATGAAAATTCAACAGGCAGCTCTGAAGGAAGGCATTTCGCCTAAAGAGTTGTGCGATAACAATTCGAATAAATTCAGAGATCTCGCCCAAGTCTCCAACATTTCCCACGACTACTTCATCCGGACCACCGATCAGGAACACAAAGACGTTGTCCAGCAATTCTGGCTTCTCCTCAAGGCCCGTGCCCCTGAAGGATTGGGTTTATACAAGGGAAAGCATGAGGGCTGGTACTGTGTCAGTGATGAGTGCTTCTACCCAGAGGATCTCGTCGAACCCAGCGTTGTACCGCAAACCGGTCGTAAGATTATGGCTAGCACTGAGACAGGTAATGAAGTCGAATGGATTGCCGAGCATACGTGGTTCTTCCCTCTTTCAAAGTACAAGGATAAGCTACTTCAATTCTATGACGAGAATCCTGATTGGATTCAGCCAGCTCATCGTATGAATGAAGTGCGAAACTGGGTCGAAAACCATCTTGAGGATCTTTCAGTTACTCGCCCTACGTCAAGATTGAACTGGGGAATTAGAGATCCCGACGACCCAAGCAGTACCATCTACGTCTGGGTGGATGCCCTAGTCAACTACCTGACCAAGGCTGGATTTGGCACCAAGTGGCATGTTGACGATGCCGACACAGGCATCTGGCCAGCAGATGTGCACGTCGTCGGAAAGGACATTATTCGGTTCCACGCAGTCTACTGGCCTGCTCTACTCATGGCTGCAGGCCTCCCTCTACCCAAAAAGATTCTCTGCCACAACCACTGGACCATGTCCAATCGCAAGATGTCCAAGTCTCTTGGAAATGTCGTCAACCCATTCTCAGCGGTGCAAAAATGGGATCTTGACCCTCTGCGATACTTCCTTATGCGAAACGGCAGTCTCAAGGGTGACATGAGCTACTCGAATGAGTCCATCATGGTCATCTATGAAAAGGAACTCCAAGCCAATATTGGTAACTTGTTTAATCGCATTTCTCGCAACAAGAACTTTTCTTGGTCAACCTTGGGGGCAGTTCAAGCTGCCCGAAATGGTGAATTCGACGACATCGAAAGTGCTGTGCTTAGCGGAGCTGAAAACGCCGACTTTATGAGTCTCGAATCAACACTGAATGAGGCTCCCACAAGCATTCGACGTGATATGGATGACATTAACTTGAGTAATGCGCTTCGAGGCATCTTCGAGCTTCTTCGAGAG GCAAACCGCTTCATCAGTGATACTGAGCCCTGGAAGATAACCAAGAGCGAGGAACCCAATGCCAAGGTTTGTACCAACTGGGTTATATACGAATGCGCCGAGGCTGTGCGAATCGCGGGTATCCTACTGCAGCCTGTTATGCCTACAAAGACCGAAGAGCTCCTGGATAATCTTGGTGTCAAACCCGAGAGGCGCACGATCGAATTTGCTCGCAAGGGCGCAGATCTCGAATATGGCACGCCACCTCTTACCACAACCAACATCAAGCCAAACAGCTTCCAGAGCCTGTTCCCTCCTGTTGCAGCAGTTGATTTGCCCGATACCCCAATCAAAGCACCAAAGGGCAAGGGCAAGATCAAGAACCGGCTGGGACGTGTGGCAG CAAACCTCAAGATGAAGGTCAACCAAAACACAG CAATTTCAACAAGCAAAGCTTTACTTGTTCCATACGAGGCTCACCATGTGCGGCAATACCACGCATGGATGCAAGATCCA GATATCCAAGAAGCTACCGCTTCAGAACCGATGACTTTGGAGGAGGAGTACGAGAACCAGCAGTCATGGCGCACATCGTCCGATAAGCTCACATTTATCGTTTGCGCACCCGTCACGCAAGACACATCACTCGTGCAGTCCAGCACGGCTGATGCTGACGCTCTCATGCGTGGAGACATCAACTTCTTTCTTTACCCCTTTGAaagcgatgatgaggatgatacTACATATACCCAGGGCTGGGTCACTGGCGAAGTCGACGTCATGATCGCTTCACCCTCGCATCGCGGACAAGGTCTTGGTCAAGCAGCAGTGTGTGCGCTGCTTGTGTATATCCGAAAACATATCGATGGGATACTCGCAGAGTATGGGGCGAAAGAGCTCAAGGGTTTGATGGTGAAGATCAAAGAGGGAAATAAGGGCAGCAGAGCTCTATTCGAGAAGTTGGGATTTGTACAAAAGGGCGAGGTGAATTACTTCGGTGAGATTTTGATGACTATCGAGTGGGATGAGGTTTTGAGGAGGGACTGGTGGAAGGGAGCTGAAGAGGATTTTGGAGAGGTGAAGTACAAACTGGCAAACGAATAA
- a CDS encoding hypothetical protein (BUSCO:51548at5125), translating to MPLPNTTNEVQASSDAAEVFTTHYYQAVNRHSDLVPFYINSSPRYPVSADISINGAVVPTPADYSKLLEVQGKDVHYEIESLDAHVLNPSFTMGAPENIYDNAKREKNGEKMSVLVTVMGRVQYGKGREAPQKMFNETFVLVPNWEAMTKLPPRGIRKWLIMSQNFRSL from the exons ATGCCGCTCCCAAACACCACGAACGAGGTACAGGCCTCGAGTGACG CCGCCGAGGTCTTCACCACCCATTACTACCAAGCTGTCAACCGCCACTCAGATCTTGTTCCCTTCTACATCAACTCTTCGCCGCGATACCCCGTCTCCGCAGACATATCCATCAATGGCGCTGTCGTCCCTACACCCGCCGATTACTCAAAACTCCTCGAAGTCCAAGGCAAGGATGTGCATTATGAGATAGAATCTCTCGATGCCCATGTCCTTAACCCTTCCTTTACCATGGGCGCCCCCGAGAATATCTACGACAACGCCAAGAGGGAGAAGAACGGCGAGAAGATGAGCGTCCTCGTGACCGTCATGGGCAGAGTGCAATACGGAAAAGGCAGAGAGGCGCCGCAAAAGATGTTCAACGAGACGTTCGTCCTGGTTCCTAACTGGGAGGCCATGACGAAACTCCCCCCCAGGGGCATCAGGAAGTGGTTGATCATGTCTCAAAACTTTCGCTCCTTGTAG